In a single window of the Panthera leo isolate Ple1 chromosome A1, P.leo_Ple1_pat1.1, whole genome shotgun sequence genome:
- the NHLRC3 gene encoding NHL repeat-containing protein 3 isoform X3 — protein sequence MARLWVGLAGAGFFVALLVLHSRFCGSPVLRKFAFQVSWTTEEILYRLDVGWPNRPEYFTGTTFCVAIDSLSGLVYVAQRGDNIPKVLVFTEDGYFLRSWNYTVDTPHGIFAASTLHEQSVWITDVGSGSYGHTIKKYNSFGDLVQVLGTPGKKGTGLTPLQFDNPAELYVADTGDIYIVDGDGGLNNRLIKLSQDFMILWLHGERGTGPAKFNIPHSVTVDSSGRVWIADRGNKRIQVFDKDTGEWLGAWTNCFTEEGPSSVRFTPDGKYVIVAQLNLSRVLLVAAPPVGSIGNCSVINTIQLADQVLPHLLDVSGKTGAIYVAEIGAKQVQKYVPVEGYFPSFTHS from the exons ATGGCGAGATTATGGGTCGGCCTGGCAGGCGCTGGCTTCTTTGTTGCATTACTGGTTTTGCATTCGCGTTTTTGTGGCTCACCG gttttaagGAAATTTGCTTTTCAAGTTTCCTGGACAACCGAGGAAATTCTTTACCGGCTGGATGTGGGATGGCCTAATCGTCCAGAATACTTTACTGGAACGACATTTTGTGTTGCAATTGACTCCCTCAGCGGATTGGTTTACGTAGCCCAG AGAGGGGATAACATCCCAAAGGTATTAGTGTTCACAGAGGATGGATATTTCCTACGATCCTGGAATTATACAGTTGACACACCTCATGGTATATTTGCAGCCAGTACACTACATGAACAGTCTGTCTGGATCACGGATGTAGGAAGTG GATCCTATGGTCatactattaaaaaatacaattccttTGGTGATCTTGTTCAAGTGTTGGGTACCCCAGGCAAGAAAGGCACTGGTTTGACTCCCCTACAGTTTGATAACCCCGCAGAATTGTACGTAGCCGACACAGGAGATATTTACATCGTGGATGGAGACGGAGGATTGAATAACAGATTGATCAAATTGTCCCAAG ATTTTATGATACTTTGGCTGCATGGAGAACGGGGGACAGGGCCTGCCAAGTTCAACATACCTCACAGCGTTACAGTTGATTCGTCTGGTCGG gTATGGATTGCTGACCgaggaaataaaagaattcaaGTATTTGATAAAGACACTGGGGAGTGGTTAGGAGCATGGACTAATTGTTTCACAGAAGAGGGACCTTCTTCAGTCAG ATTTACTCCCGACGGGAAGTACGTGATCGTAGCCCAGCTGAATCTCAGCAGGGTCTTACTGGTGGCCGCACCCCCAGTGGGAAGCATTGGCAACTGTTCCGTGATCAACACAATCCAACTAGCAGACCAGGTTTTACCTCATCTCTTAGATGTCAGCGGGAAGACTGGAGCAATCTATGTAGCAGAAATCGGAGCAAAGCAAGTGCAAAAATATGTCCCAGTGGAGGGCTATTTTCCTTCGTTCACACATTCGTAA
- the NHLRC3 gene encoding NHL repeat-containing protein 3 isoform X2 has product MGRPGRRWLLCCITGFAFAFLWLTDPTTSPDNLQVLRKFAFQVSWTTEEILYRLDVGWPNRPEYFTGTTFCVAIDSLSGLVYVAQRGDNIPKVLVFTEDGYFLRSWNYTVDTPHGIFAASTLHEQSVWITDVGSGSYGHTIKKYNSFGDLVQVLGTPGKKGTGLTPLQFDNPAELYVADTGDIYIVDGDGGLNNRLIKLSQDFMILWLHGERGTGPAKFNIPHSVTVDSSGRVWIADRGNKRIQVFDKDTGEWLGAWTNCFTEEGPSSVRFTPDGKYVIVAQLNLSRVLLVAAPPVGSIGNCSVINTIQLADQVLPHLLDVSGKTGAIYVAEIGAKQVQKYVPVEGYFPSFTHS; this is encoded by the exons ATGGGTCGGCCTGGCAGGCGCTGGCTTCTTTGTTGCATTACTGGTTTTGCATTCGCGTTTTTGTGGCTCACCG acCCCACTACGTCTCCAGATAATTTGCAG gttttaagGAAATTTGCTTTTCAAGTTTCCTGGACAACCGAGGAAATTCTTTACCGGCTGGATGTGGGATGGCCTAATCGTCCAGAATACTTTACTGGAACGACATTTTGTGTTGCAATTGACTCCCTCAGCGGATTGGTTTACGTAGCCCAG AGAGGGGATAACATCCCAAAGGTATTAGTGTTCACAGAGGATGGATATTTCCTACGATCCTGGAATTATACAGTTGACACACCTCATGGTATATTTGCAGCCAGTACACTACATGAACAGTCTGTCTGGATCACGGATGTAGGAAGTG GATCCTATGGTCatactattaaaaaatacaattccttTGGTGATCTTGTTCAAGTGTTGGGTACCCCAGGCAAGAAAGGCACTGGTTTGACTCCCCTACAGTTTGATAACCCCGCAGAATTGTACGTAGCCGACACAGGAGATATTTACATCGTGGATGGAGACGGAGGATTGAATAACAGATTGATCAAATTGTCCCAAG ATTTTATGATACTTTGGCTGCATGGAGAACGGGGGACAGGGCCTGCCAAGTTCAACATACCTCACAGCGTTACAGTTGATTCGTCTGGTCGG gTATGGATTGCTGACCgaggaaataaaagaattcaaGTATTTGATAAAGACACTGGGGAGTGGTTAGGAGCATGGACTAATTGTTTCACAGAAGAGGGACCTTCTTCAGTCAG ATTTACTCCCGACGGGAAGTACGTGATCGTAGCCCAGCTGAATCTCAGCAGGGTCTTACTGGTGGCCGCACCCCCAGTGGGAAGCATTGGCAACTGTTCCGTGATCAACACAATCCAACTAGCAGACCAGGTTTTACCTCATCTCTTAGATGTCAGCGGGAAGACTGGAGCAATCTATGTAGCAGAAATCGGAGCAAAGCAAGTGCAAAAATATGTCCCAGTGGAGGGCTATTTTCCTTCGTTCACACATTCGTAA
- the NHLRC3 gene encoding NHL repeat-containing protein 3 isoform X1 — protein sequence MGRPGRRWLLCCITGFAFAFLWLTGELSSEDVSVGCVDSTVERRRRCCGVEVAGLGSRTGLSQNPHPGRTADVLLCLFGFKSLYMMHRRFPVFFLSPDPTTSPDNLQVLRKFAFQVSWTTEEILYRLDVGWPNRPEYFTGTTFCVAIDSLSGLVYVAQRGDNIPKVLVFTEDGYFLRSWNYTVDTPHGIFAASTLHEQSVWITDVGSGSYGHTIKKYNSFGDLVQVLGTPGKKGTGLTPLQFDNPAELYVADTGDIYIVDGDGGLNNRLIKLSQDFMILWLHGERGTGPAKFNIPHSVTVDSSGRVWIADRGNKRIQVFDKDTGEWLGAWTNCFTEEGPSSVRFTPDGKYVIVAQLNLSRVLLVAAPPVGSIGNCSVINTIQLADQVLPHLLDVSGKTGAIYVAEIGAKQVQKYVPVEGYFPSFTHS from the exons ATGGGTCGGCCTGGCAGGCGCTGGCTTCTTTGTTGCATTACTGGTTTTGCATTCGCGTTTTTGTGGCTCACCGGTGAGTTGAGCAGTGAAGACGTGTCTGTCGGGTGTGTGGACAGCACCGTTGAGAGGCGACGCCGCTGTTGTGGGGTGGAGGTGGCGGGCCTTGGCTCCCGCACTGGCTTGTCTCAAAACCCCCACCCGGGCCGAACTGCCGACGTCCTGCTTTGTCTCTTCGGGTTTAAAAGTTTGTATATGATGCATCGCCGTTtccctgtgttctttctttccccagacCCCACTACGTCTCCAGATAATTTGCAG gttttaagGAAATTTGCTTTTCAAGTTTCCTGGACAACCGAGGAAATTCTTTACCGGCTGGATGTGGGATGGCCTAATCGTCCAGAATACTTTACTGGAACGACATTTTGTGTTGCAATTGACTCCCTCAGCGGATTGGTTTACGTAGCCCAG AGAGGGGATAACATCCCAAAGGTATTAGTGTTCACAGAGGATGGATATTTCCTACGATCCTGGAATTATACAGTTGACACACCTCATGGTATATTTGCAGCCAGTACACTACATGAACAGTCTGTCTGGATCACGGATGTAGGAAGTG GATCCTATGGTCatactattaaaaaatacaattccttTGGTGATCTTGTTCAAGTGTTGGGTACCCCAGGCAAGAAAGGCACTGGTTTGACTCCCCTACAGTTTGATAACCCCGCAGAATTGTACGTAGCCGACACAGGAGATATTTACATCGTGGATGGAGACGGAGGATTGAATAACAGATTGATCAAATTGTCCCAAG ATTTTATGATACTTTGGCTGCATGGAGAACGGGGGACAGGGCCTGCCAAGTTCAACATACCTCACAGCGTTACAGTTGATTCGTCTGGTCGG gTATGGATTGCTGACCgaggaaataaaagaattcaaGTATTTGATAAAGACACTGGGGAGTGGTTAGGAGCATGGACTAATTGTTTCACAGAAGAGGGACCTTCTTCAGTCAG ATTTACTCCCGACGGGAAGTACGTGATCGTAGCCCAGCTGAATCTCAGCAGGGTCTTACTGGTGGCCGCACCCCCAGTGGGAAGCATTGGCAACTGTTCCGTGATCAACACAATCCAACTAGCAGACCAGGTTTTACCTCATCTCTTAGATGTCAGCGGGAAGACTGGAGCAATCTATGTAGCAGAAATCGGAGCAAAGCAAGTGCAAAAATATGTCCCAGTGGAGGGCTATTTTCCTTCGTTCACACATTCGTAA